The Canis lupus familiaris isolate Mischka breed German Shepherd chromosome 27, alternate assembly UU_Cfam_GSD_1.0, whole genome shotgun sequence genome window below encodes:
- the LAG3 gene encoding lymphocyte activation gene 3 protein — MWEVQFLVLLLLQLLWVAPVAAPGSGTEVQVVWAQEGAPVQLPCSPTIPLQDVSLLRNAGVTWYHLPESGPAAPALSLRPAAPSARGPGPRSYVVLMRAPGGLRSGRPPLQPRVQLEERGLQRGDFSLWLRPARRADAGEYRAAVHLRDRSLACRLRLRVGQASMTASPPGALRISDWVILNCSFSRPDLPASVHWFRGRVPVPESPHYHLAGSFLFLPQISPSDSGPWGCTLTYRDGFNVSIMYNLTVLGLEPSGPLTVYTGAGSRVGLPCRLPPGVGTQSFLTAKWTPPGGGPDLLVAGDDGNFTLQLEVVNQAQAGTYTCHIHLQGQQLSTTVTLAVITVTPKSSGLPGNLRKLLCEVTPASGQERFVWSPLDKQSWRGSPGPCLEMQETRLLSQPWQCHVYQAERLLGTAVYLIDPAGPGAQRSGRAQGVLKTGHLSLLLILGILFLLLLMTGAFGFQLWRRQWRPRRFSALELGTHPPQAQSKIGELEQEPELELEPEPELEPEPEPEEL; from the exons ATGTGGGAGGTTCAGTTCCTGGTTCTGCTGCTTCTGCAACTGCTGTGGGTGGCTCCAG TGGCAGCTCCAGGGTCTGGGACAGAGGTCCAGGTGGTGTGGGCCCAGGAGGGGGCCCCCGTCCAGCTCCCCTGCAGCCCCACAATCCCTCTCCAGGATGTCAGCCTTCTGCGAAACGCAGGGGTCACTTGGTACCACCTACCAGAGAG TGGCCCGGCGGCCCCGGCGCTCAGCCTGCGGCCCGCCGCGCCCTccgcccggggcccggggccgcgcagcTACGTGGTGCTGATGCGGGCTCCCGGCGGCCTGCGCAGCGGGCGGCCGCCCCTGCAGCCCCGCGTGCAGCTGGAAGAGCGCGGCCTCCAGCGCGGGGACTTCTCGCTGTGGCTGCGCCCGGCCCGACGCGCCGACGCCGGCGAGTACCGCGCGGCCGTGCACCTCCGGGACCGCTCCCTCGCCTGCCGCCTCCGTCTGCGCGTGGGCCAGGCCTCCA TGACTGccagccccccaggggccctcaGGATCTCCGACTGGGTCATTTTGAACTGCTCCTTCAGCCGCCCTGACCTGCCAGCCTCTGTTCACTGGTTCCGGGGCAGAGTCCCAGTCCCGGAGTCCCCCCATTACCACTTAGCTGGAAgcttcctcttcctgccccaAATCAGCCCCTCAGACTCTGGGCCATGGGGCTGCACCCTCACCTACAGAGATGGCTTCAATGTCTCCATCATGTACAACCTCACTGTTCTGG GTCTGGAGCCTTCAGGGCCTCTGACGGTGTACACCGGAGCAGGTTCCAGGGTGGGTCTACCCTGCCGCCTGCCTCCTGGGGTGGGGACCCAGTCTTTTCTTACTGCCAAGTGGACCCCTCCTGGGGGAGGCCCTGACCTCCTGGTGGCTGGAGACGATGGCAACTTTACCCTCCAACTGGAGGTAGTGAACCAGGCCCAGGCTGGGACCTACACCTGCCACATCCATCTGCAGGGGCAGCAGCTCAGTACCACCGTCACTTTGGCAGTCATCACAG TGACTCCCAAATCCTCCGGGTTACCTGGCAACCTGAGAAAACTGCTTTGTGAGGTGACCCCAGCGTCTGGACAAGAGCGCTTTGTGTGGAGCCCTTTGGATAAGCAGTCTTGGCGAGGTTCCCCAGGACCCTGTCTGGAGATGCAGGAGACCAGACTCCTTTCCCAGCCCTGGCAGTGCCACGTGTACCAGGCGGAGAGGCTTCTCGGCACAGCGGTGTACCTCATTGACCCTGCTGGCCCAG GTGCCCAGCGCTCTGGGAGGGCCCAAGGTGTCCTGAAAACAggccatctctctctccttctcatccttggtatcctctttctcctccttttgatGACTGGAGCCTTCGGCTTTCAACTTTGGAGAAGACAG TGGCGGCCAAGAAGATTCTCTGCCTTGGAGCTTGGGACTCACCCACCTCAGGCTCAGAGCAAGATAGGTGAGCTGGAGCAAGAGccagagctggagctggagccggagccggagctggagccggagcccgagcctgAGGAGCTCTGA